The window TCTCAAGCTCTCCTTTTTGGTATGCTTTATATCGAGCCTCAGATTCGGCGCTCCAGGCCTGCTCGATATCGATATTCGCCTTATCAAGGCTGTACAAAATTGCTTCCACCAGTCGAATGCGTTCGGCCGGTGG is drawn from Chitinivibrionales bacterium and contains these coding sequences:
- a CDS encoding addiction module protein — translated: METVNQLAEKALPPAERIRLVEAILYSLDKANIDIEQAWSAESEARYKAYQKGELETVDWDDIKKRYEG